TCCGCCCGCGGCACCCGTCGTGCGGGCTCCCGCCGCTTCCGGCCGGGCGGTGGCTGGACCGACCGTAGGCGCCCGGCCCGGGAGAGCGGACGGGAACACGCCGGTCGCGGCGCGGCAGCACCCGATCGGCCGGGTGCGCCCCGGCCGATCGGGTGCCGGGATCGCCCCGGCCGGCGGTCAGCGGTGGCTGAGCCAGCTCATCGCGGCGGTCGGCTTCCCGGTGTAGTCGAACATCGCCTGGTTCTCCCAGGCGTCCTGGGAGGTGGGGTCGGCCGGATCCCAGCCGTTGCCCGCGACGGCCGTCCAGGTCGGCTCCCAGTAGAAGGCCCCGATGCCCTTGCCGTTCGGTACCGCCTCGACCACGTTCAGCACGTCGCGGAAGTTCGCGGCCTGGCCGGCCTGGGTGGCGTCGTAGCCGGCCACCAGCTGGGAGGAGGTGGCGATGTTGTTCTCCAGGCTGTCCTTGTTGGCCAGGGTGAAGGGGTAGGCCGTCTCGGCGACGAAGACCTGCTTGCCGTAGCGGGCGGCCATGTCGTCCAGGGTGGTCTGCAGGTCGCTGAGCGGCCCGTGCCAGTAGCCGTAGTAGGAGAGGCCGATGGCGTCGAACGGCACCCCGTAGGAGACGGCGTTGTCGTAGAACGTCCGGGCTCCCGCGTCGTCACCGCCCTTGGCCAGGTGCAGCGCCACCTTGGTCGAACTGCTCACCGCCTTGGCGGCGTTGGCACCCTGGGTGAGCAGGGCCGCCAGGTTGGACCAGTTGGCCGTCGATCCCTCGGACCACAGGATGCCGCCGTTGATCTCGTTGCCGACCTGGACCATGTCGGCCGTGGTGCCCTGGGCCTTCAGGCCGTTCAGCACGTCGTAGGTGTGGTTGTAGACCGCCGTCTTGAGCTGCGCGAGGGTGTAGGCGGACCAGGCGGAGGGCTTGGTCTGCTTGCCCGGGTCGGCCCAGGTGTCGGAGTAGTGGAAGTCGATCAGCACCTTCATGCCGAGGGCCTTCGCACGCTTGGCCATGGCCAGCACCTGGGTCTTGGTGTTGTACCCGTCGGCGGGACCGACCCAGACCTTGAGCCGGACGTAGTCGGCGCCGGCCGAGTGCAGGATGCTCAGCGCGTCGCCGGTGGCGCCGGAGGAGTTGAGGTAGACGCCGCCCTTGTCCTCGCTCTTCTTGAGGGTGGAGACGTCCACTCCGCGCGCGGTCAGGCCGGTGCTGCCGGCGGCGAAGGACACGTCGTCGACGTTGAGCCAGTTCCCGGCGTTCGCGTCGGAGTTGATGCTGATGGTGCACTGGCCGCCGGTGACCGCGACCGAGGTGACCAGCCGGATCCAGGCCCCGTTCGGGGTGGGCGGCAGGTCGGTGCGCTGTTCGGCGCCGCCGCAGTTGCGCAGCGCCAGGTAGGCGGAGTTCTGCCCGCCGCTGGAGCGCACCCAGGCGGTGAGCGTGTAGGTGCCGTTGGCCAGGCCGGAGAGGTACTGGTACGTCTCGACCTTGTACGCGCTCGCGGACCAGTGGGTCAGCCGGTAGGAGCCGCCGTGGCCGCCGGCCTCGGTGTAGGAGGCGGCGCTCTGGCCCCCGGCGGAGTAGGCGGTCCAGCCGGCGGGGGTGGCGGTGGCGGCGCCGCCGGTTTCGAAGCCGGCGTTGGTGAGTGTGGTCGCTGCCTGCGCCCCGGCGGCCGGGAGCGCGACGACGGCGGCGGAGGTGAGGAGCATGGTGGCGGCGCCGCCGGTGAGCAGGCGCTTGAGTCCCTGGTGCATCGTCATCCTTGGCGATGAGGCGGGGTGGGGGAGGTGGTACGGGCCGCCCCGGTGGTGGCGGGCGGGGTGGTGCGGGCCGCCCCGCGGGTTCCGGGGCGGGGTGTGCCGAGGGAGGGGGACTGCCGGGAGCCCGCCGGGGCAGTGGCGGGCTCCCGGACCGCCCGGGCACGTTGGGGGCGCGACCGGACGGGGACCTGCGGGGGCCGACCCTCAGCGGCCCCGGCAGGTGGTCGGGGGGATCACAGGTGGACGACCCGGGTGGAGTTGCCGGGGACGTCCAGCGCGCCGCGGACGGCGCTGCCGGTGAGCAGTTCGACGCCGTCGCCGGGCAGCGGCACCACGGCGTCCTCGTCGGTGTGGTTGATCACGAAGAGGTACCGGCCCAGCTCGCCGGCTCGCTCCACCACCTCGACGTCGCGCGGGAGTTCGCGCTCGGGCAGGCCGGCCTCGGCGGCGGCGCGAGCCAGTACGGTGTCCAGTCCGGCAGCGTCGAGGCGGCTGGAGACGTACCACGCGGAGCCGGTGCCCAGGGCGTGGCGGGTGACGGCGGGGTGGCCGGCGGTGGGGCCGTCGGCGTACGTCCAGAGCGTGCCGGCGCCCTGCGGGACGACCCACTCGGCCCAGCCGTCGGCGGTCAGATCGCCCGCCGCGCCGGTGAGCCGCACGCTCTGGCCGGCCCGCAGCGGCGCGAACTCCTCGATCGTCAGGCCGAGTACGTCCCGCAGCGCACCGGGGTGGGGGCCCGCGTGGACGGTGTCGTGCTCGTCGACGATGCCGGAGAAGTACGAGACGACGAGGGTGCCGCCGCCCTCGACGTACCGGCGCAGGTTCTGCCCGGCCGCCTCGGTCATCAGGTAGAGCGCGGGGACGAGCACCAGCGGGTAGCCGGTGAGATCCGCCTCGGGGTGCGCGAAGTCCAGCGTCAGGTGGCGGTCGTAGCCGGCCGCGTACCAGGCGTCGGCGCGCTCGCGGGCGTCGAGTTCGACGCTCGGGCGCCACTCCAGCTTCTGCGCCCACCAGGACTGCCAGTCCCAGAGCACCGCCGCGTCGGCCACCACCCGGCTGTCGCGGATGCCGGCCAGCGAGGTCAGGTCGGAGCCGAGGGCGACCACCTCGCGCCAGATCCGGCTGTCGGTGCCGGCGTGCGGGAGCATCGCGGAGTGGAACTTCTCGGTGCCGTAGCGCGAGGCCCGCCACTGGAAGAACATCGCTCCCTCCGAGCCGCGCGCGACGTGCGCGAGGCTGTTGCGGGCCAGCTCGCCCGGCCGCTTGGCGAGGTTGCGGGGCTGCCAGTTGACCGCGCCGGTGGAGTGCTCCAGCAGCAGCCAGGGCTTGCCGCCGGCCACCGAGCGGGTGAGGTCGGCGGACATCGCGAGGTTCACGTGGTTGCGTTCGGCCTCGGCGACCAGGTAGTGGTCGTTGGAGACCAGGTCCACCTCGCGTCCCCAGGCCCAGTAGTCGACGGACTCGCACTGGGAGAGGGCGGTCATGAAGTTGGTGGTGACCGGCACCCCGGGGGCGAGGCGGTGCAGGATGTCGCGCTCGCTCCGGAAGTTCTCCAGCATGGCGTCGCTGGTGAACCGGGCCCAGTCGAGCTGCTGGGCGGGGTTGCAGGCGGTCGGGGTGAGCCGGGGCGGACGGATGTCCTCCCAGCGGTTGTAGTGCTGGCCCCAGAACGGCGTGCCCCAGGCCGCGTTGAGCTCCTTGACGGTGGTGTGGCGGGCGGCGAGCCAGCGTCGGAAGTGCGCGGCGGACTCCTCGCAGTAGCAGGCGCTCACCGGCACGCCGTACTCGTTGTGTACGTGCCACAGGGCGAGCGCGGGGTGGTCCGCGTAGCGCAGCGCGAGCTGCTCGGTGATGCCCGCGGCGGCGGCCCGGTAGGCGGGGGAGCTGTGGCAGATCGCGCCGCGTCCGCCGAACTCGTACCGGACGCCCTCGCGGGAGACCGGCAGGGCCTCGGGATGCTCCCGGTAGAACCAGGCGGGCGGGACGACGGTGGGCGTGCCGAGGTCGACCCTGATGCCCGCCTCGTGCAGCAGGTCCAGCAGCCGGTCGAGCCAGCCGAACTCGTACCTGCCCCGCTCGGTCTCCAGCAGCGACCAGGAGAAGATCCCGACGCTGACCATGGTGACCCCGGCCTCCCGCATCAGCCGGACGTCCTCGGGCCAGACCTCCTCGGGCCACTGCTCGGGGTTGTAGTCGCCGCCGTAGGCGAGCGCGTCCAGGCCGACCGGAGCGGTGGGCCCGGCCGCGGGGCGCGGGGCCGCGGCCGGGGTGGTGGCGCGGCTCGGCAGGTGATCCATGGGTGCTCCATCAGGCAGGTCTGCGTACGGCTGTGCTGTGCGGTGTCCCGGGCTTGCTGTGAACGTGCACAGTCGAAGGTCGTTGTGTTTCGCATAGATAACCGTACGACTCCGGGGATTGACAAGTGTCCGGCCGGTTTCCGTACTGTGAACGTGCACAAGCCGCAGTCACAGGGCCCGCCCCGTCGCTGGGCGGCCGACCGGCGCGCTCCCCCCATGTGCGAACCCCGCGCGACCCCCGTGCGAACCCCGTGCGAATCCCGTGCGAACCCCGTGCGAACAACCGCCCGGATCCGCACGGGCCCCGCAGGCCCCCACCCCCACAGACCCAGCCGTGATCCTCGGGAGGATTCATGCACCGTCGCCTCGCCCTCGCCGCAGCCGCCGCACTCTCCGGCGCGCTCGTCCTCACCGCCTGCGGCAGCAGCGGAGGCGGCTCCGACACGGCCGCCAAGGCCGCCGCCGGCCCGGTGAAGCTGACCTTCTGGTCCTGGACCCCGAACATGGACAAGGTCGCCGAGATCTGGAACCAGGCCCACCCCGACATCCAGGTCAGCGTCCAGAAGCAGGCCTCCGGCGACGACGCGGTCACCAAGACCATCACCGCCGCCAAGGCCGGCAACGCGCCCGACCTCGTCCAGGCCGAGTACCAGGCGCTGCCCACCCTGGTCAGCAACGACGTGCTCGCCGACATCGCCAAGCAGGCGGGCGCCGCCAAGGACAAGTTCGCCGCCGGTGTCTGGCAGCAGGTCACCCTCGGCTCCGACGCCGTCTACGCGATTCCCGAGGACAGCGCCCCGCTGGCGCTCTACTACCGCCAGGACCTCTTCCAGCAGTACGGCCTCAAGGTGCCCACCACCTGGGCCGAGTTCGCGGACGCCGCCCGGCAGCTGAAGCAGAAGGACCCGGCCAAGGCGCTGACCACCTTCTCCTCCAACGACTCCGGCCTCTTCGCCGGCCTCGCCCAGCAGGCCGGCGCCAAGTGGTGGACCAGCTCGGGCGACACCTGGAAGGTCGGCATCGACGACGCCGCCACCAGGAAGGTCGCCGACTTCTGGGGCGGTCTGGTCAAGGAGGGCGCGATCGACAACCAGCCGATGTACACCCCGGCCTGGAGCAAGGCGCTGAACGACGGCACCCAGATCGCCTGGGTCAGCGCGGTCTGGGCGCCCGGCGTCTTCACCAGCTCCGCCCCGGACACCAAGGGCAAGTGGGCCATCGCCCCGCTCCCGCAGTGGAACGCGGGCGAGTCGGTCACCGGCAGCTGGGGCGGTTCCACCACCGGCGTCACCACCGGCGCGGCCAAGGCCGGCCACGCGGACGCCGCCGCACAGTTCGCCACCTGGCTGAACACCGACCCGCAGGCCGTGGCCGCCCTGGTCAAGGAGGCCGGCATCTACCCGGCGGCCACCGCCGCGCAGAGCGGTGACGCCCTCGCCACGGCGCCGGACTTCTTCTCCGACCAGCCGGACTTCTACACCCGGGCCGCCGAGATCGCGAAGAACACCGCCCCCGCCGCCTGGGGGCCGAACGTCAACGTCGCGTACTCCACCTTCAAGGACGCCTTCGGCAAGGCCGCCCAGGACAAGAGCGACTTCTCCGCCGCGCTGAGCGCGATGCAGCAGGCCACCGTCGCCGACCTGAAGAAGAACGGCTTCACGACGGAGGGCTGAGCCGCCCCGCCCGCACCCGGGGCTGCGCCGCCGCAGCCCCGGGCCCCGCCCCCACCGCCCCCTGATTCGAGGACAGCCATGGCCGCACCGGCGCCCCCCTCCACCAGGCCCGCCCGGCGCCTGGCCCCGTACGCCTTCCTCACCCCCGCCGTCATCCTGTTCGCGCTGTTCTTCGCGCTGCCGATCGGCTACGCCGTCTACCTGAGCTTCCGGGCCGTCCACATCAAGGGCCTCGGTCTCGGCTCGCACGCCCGCACCGAGGTCTGGGCGGGCCTGTCCAACTACAGCAGCGCACTCACCGACTCCGAGCTGCTGTCCGGCTCCGGACGCACCCTGCTGTACGGCGCCCTGCTGGTGCCGACCATGCTCGGGGGCGCGCTGCTCCTCGCCCTGATGCTGGACACCCCCCGGGTACGGCTCCGGGCCTTCTCCCGGCTGGCGATCTTCCTGCCGTACGCCGTCCCCGGCATCGTCGCCTCGCTGCTCTGGGGCTTCCTGTACCTGCCGACCGTCAGCCCCGGCTACTTCCTGCTCGCCCGGGCCGGCATCGGCGGGCCCGACCTGCTGCACGGCAACGGGCTGTTCGTGGCGCTGGCCAACATCGCGGTCTGGGGCGGTACCGGCTTCAACATGATCGTCATCTACACGTCGCTGCGGGCCCTTCCCGCCGACCTGTACGAGGCCGCCCGCCTGGACGGCTGCTCGGAGCTGCAGATCGCGCTGCGGATCAAGATCCCGATGGTGGCCCCCTCGCTGGTGCTCACCTTCTTCTTCTCGATGATCGCGACCCTCCAGGTGTTCAGCGAGCCGATGACGCTCAAGCCGCTGACCAACTCCCTGAGCTCCACCTGGAGCCCGCTGATGAAGGTCTACCGCGACGCCTTCGTCCAGGGCGACATCTACTCCGCCGCCGCGACCTCGGTGGTCATCGCCGTCGTGACGCTGATCCTGTCCTTCGGCTTCCTCAAGCTGGTCAACAAGCGCTCCGACGGAGGCAGCTGAGATATGAGCACCGACCTGACCCGGCGGGCCGTGCCCGCCGCCCGCCGCCGCACCGCGCCCGCGCCGGGCTCCACCCCCGGCGGTCCCGCCGCGCCGCGCCGGCGCACCGCCTGGACACCCACCCTGATCCTGCTGCTCGGCGCGGTCTACTGCCTGGTCCCGATCGTCTGGGTGGTGATGGCCGCCAGCAAGAGCAGCCAGGAGCTCTTCACCACCTTCACCTTCGCCCCGGGCAGCGGCCTGCTCCACAACCTGGCCGACCTCTCGCACTACCGGGACGGCGTCTACTGGAGGTGGCTGGCCAACTCGGCGCTCTACGCGGGCGTCGGCGCGCTGCTCTCCGCCGCGCTGTCCGGCGTGACGGGATACGCGCTGGCCAAGTACCGGTTCAAGGGGCGCACCGCGCTGTTCAACATCCTGCTGGCCGGTGTGCTCATGCCGCCGGTGACGCTGGCCGTGCCGCAGTACCTGCTGATGGCGAAGGCCGGCCTGGCCGACAGCTACTGGTCCGTGCTGCTGCCCAGCATCGTCAGCCCGTACGGCATCTACCTGGCCCGGATCTACGCCGCCGCCGCCGTGCCGGACGAGGTGGTCGAGGCGGCCCGGGTGGACGGTGCGCGCGAGTTCCGGCTGTTCCGCAGCATCGCGCTGCCGATCATGGTGCCGGGGCTGGTCACCGTCTTCCTCTTCCAGTTCGTGGCGATCTGGAACAACTTCCTGCTGCCGTACATCATGCTCGGCGACGACCACAAGTTCCCGGTCACCGTCGGCCTGTACTCGCTGCTCCAGCAGGGCGCCAACGCGCCGGCCCTCTACACCCTGGTGATCACCGGAGCGCTGCTCTCCGTGGTACCGCTGATCGCGCTGTTCCTGGGGCTCCAGCGCTACTGGCGCATCGATCTGCTCTCCGGGGCCGTAAAGTCCTGACCGTCCGCCAGTACCGTTTGTTGAGGAAGCGACCATGACGGAACCCGCGCCCCGGGGCCGGGCCACCGGAAAGACCCGGCGGCCGCCCACCATCCACGACGTGGCCGCCGAGGCCGGTGTCTCCCGCGGGACCGTCTCGCGGGTGCTGCAGGGCGGACACAACGTCAGTCCGGCGGCGCTCGCGGCGGTGAACGCCGCGATCAGGAAGCTCGGCTACGTCGTCAACCGGCACGCCCGCAACCTGGTCACCCAGCGCTCCAACTCGGTCGCCTTCCTGCTCACCGAACCGCAGGAGCGCTTCTTCGAGGATCCCAACTTCACCACCCTGCTGCGGGGCTGCACCGCGGCGCTGGGCGAGCACGACATCCCGCTGCTGCTGATGACGGCCGGCAACGAGCCCGAGCGCCGCCGGGTCGCGCGCTACCTGGCGGCCGGGCACGTGGACGGCGTCCTGCTGGTCTCCTCGCACAGCGGCAACCCGATGCTGGAGCAGCTGCGGGAGGCCGCCGTCCCGGTGGTCTCCTGCGGTAAGCCGCTCGGCCAGCGCGGGCGCGTCTCCTACGTGGCGGCGGACGACCGGGAGGGGGCCAAGGACATGGTTCGCCACCTGCTCGACTCCGGCCGGCGCCGGGTCGCCACCATCGCCGGCCCGCAGGACACGCCCGGCGGGGTGGAACGGCTCTACGGCTACCGCGAGGTGCTCGGCGAGTACGGCATCGCCTACGACGAGCGGCTGGTGGCGGTCGGCGACTACAGCCGGGCCGGCGGCGAGGCGGCCATAGTGCGGCTGCTCGCCGACGCGCCCGACCTGGACGCGGTCTTCGTCGCCTCCGACCTGATGGCGGACGGCGCACTGGTCGCACTGGAGCGCTCGGGGCGCAGCGTCCCGGGCGACGTGGCGGTCGGCGGCTTCGACGACTCGCCGGTGGCACTCGCCACCCGCCCGGCGCTGACCACGGTGCGCCAGCCCTGGGACCGGATCAGCGACGAGATGGTCCGGCTGCTGCTCGCCCAGATCGCCGGCGAGGAGCCGGCCACGGTGATCCTGCGTACGGAGCTGGTGGTGCGCGGGTCGGCCTGATCCGCATGGAGGGGCGACGCATCAGTGCAACTTGTTGCATAAAACTGGTGCGTCGCCCTACCGTGTGGCGACACCGTCGCGCGAGGAGACCCGGATGACCGCCTACCCGCACCTGCTGAGCCCGCTCGACCTGGGTTTCACCACGCTGCCCAACCGCGTCGTGATGGGTTCGATGCACGTCGGACTGGAGGAGGCCGAGAACGGCTTCGAGCGGATGGCCGAGTTCTACGCCACCCGCGCCCGGGGCGGCGTCGGCCTCATCGTCACCGGCGGCATCGCCCCCAACGAACAGGGCCGGCCCTGGTCGGGCGGCGCCAAGCTCACCACCGACGCGGAGGCCGACCGGCACCGGATCGTCACCGACGCCGTCCACCGGGCCGGCGGCCGGATCGCGATGCAGATCCTGCACTTCGGCCGCTACGCCTACCACGAGGACCTGGTCGCCCCGAGCGCCGTCCAGGCGCCCATCAGCCCGTACGTCCCGCACGCGCTCACCGAGGACGAGATCGAGCGGACCATCGAGGACTTCGTCCGGTGCGCCGCGCTCGCCCGGCAGGCCGGCTACGACGGCGTCGAGATCATGGGCTCCGAGGGCTATCTGATCAACGAGTTCATCGCCGCCCCGACCAACCGGCGCGAGGACCGCTGGGGCGGTTCCTACGAGAACCGGATGCGGCTGCCGGTCGAGATCGTCCGCCGGGTGCGCGAGCGGGTCGGAGCGGACTTCATCCTGATCTACCGGCTCTCCATGCTCGACCTGATCCCCGGCGGCTCCACCTTCGCCGAGGTCGTCCGGCTGGCCCGGGCCGTCGAGGCCGCCGGTGCCACCATCATCAACACCGGCATCGGCTGGCACGAGGCCCGGATCCCCACCATCGCGACCTCCGTCCCGCGCGGCGCGTACACCTGGGTCACGAAGAAGCTGATGGGCGCCGTCGGCGTACCGCTGGTGACCAGCAACCGGATCAACACCCCCGAGCTGGCCGAGCGGCTGCTCGCCGACGGGCACGCCGACCTGGTCTCGCTGGCCCGTCCGCTGCTCGCCGACCCCGAGTTCGTCGCCAAGGCCCGGAGCGGCCGTCCCGAGGCCGTCAACACCTGCATCGGCTGCAACCAGGCCTGCCTCGACCACACCTTCGGCGGGAGGATCACCTCCTGCCTGGTCAACCCCCGCGCCTGTCACGAGACCGAACTCGTCCTCGCGCCGACCCGGTCGCGCAAGCGCGTCGCCGTGGTCGGCGCCGGCCCGGCCGGTCTGGCCTGCGCCGTCACCGCCGCCGGTCGCGGCCACGCCGTGACGCTCTACGACGCGGCCGACGAGATCGGCGGACAGCTCACCATCGCCCGTCAGGTGCCCGGCAAGGAGGAGTTCGACGAGACGATCCGCTACTTCCGCCACCAGCTGGCGGCCGAGGGGGTCGACGTCCGGCTCTCCACCACCGTCACCGCGCCCGGCCTGGCCGCCGAGGGCTTCGACGAGATCGTCGTCGCCACCGGCGTCACCCCCCGCCTGCCCGAGCTGCCCGGCACCGACCACCCCAGCGTGGTCGGCTACCTGGACGTGCTGCGCGACAAGGCGGCGGTGGGGGAGCGGGTCGCGATCCTCGGCGCGGGCGGCATCGGGTTCGACGTGGCCGAGTACCTCACCGACCCGGGCGCCGGTGCGAGCCTCGACCCCGAGGTCTTCTTCGAGCAGTGGGGCGTGGACACCGAGCACCGCACCCCCGGCGGCCTGCGCGAGCCCGTCCGACGCGGCTCCCCGCGTACCGTCCACCTGCTGCAGCGCAAGACGGGCAAGGTCGGCGCCGGCCTCGGGAAGACCACCGGCTGGATCCACCGCACCGAGCTCCGGCACCGCGGCGTCGCCATGACCGCCGGCGTGGCCTACGACCTGATCGACGACCAGGGCCTGCACCTGACCGTCGAGGGTGAGCGGCGGATCCTCCCGGTCGACACCGTGGTGCTCTGCACCGGCCAGGAACCCCGCCGCGACCTGTACGACGCGCTGCGCGCCCAGGGGCTGGAACCGCACCTGATCGGCGGCGCCGACCTCGCGGCCGAGCTCGACGCCAAGCGGGCCATCGACCAGGGCACCCGGCTCGCGGCGACCCTCTGACGGTCCGGCCGGCCCCTCTAGGATCGCCCCATGTCACTGCCGCACGCCATCCTCACCGCCCTGCTGGAGAAACCGTCCTCGGGGCTGGAGGTCACCCGGCGGTTCGACCGCTCGATCGGCTTCTTCTGGTCGGCGACCCATCAGCAGATCTACCGGGAGATCGGCAAGCTGGAGCAGGCCGGGCTGATCAGCGCCGTACCCCAGCCGCCCTCCCGGGGGCAGCGCAAGGAGTACGAGGTGCTCCCGGCCGGCCGGGAGGAGTTGGCCGGCTGGGTCGCCGAACGCCAGGACCCCAGGCCCGTGCGGGACCCGCTGCTGCTGCGCCTGCGGGCCGCCGCGGTGCTGGGCACGGACGGCCTGGCGGACGAGCTGCGCCGCCATCTCGATCTGCACCGGCGCCAGTTGGAGGAGTACCGGGAGATCGAGGAGCGGGACTTCCCGCCGGAGAAGGCCGCCGACGAGAACCGCCTGCAGCACCAGGTGCTGCAGGCGGGCATCGGGTTGGAGACGTTCTGGATCGACTGGCTGACCCGGAGCATCGGCGACGCACGGGACTGAGCCACCGGGTCGGGCGGACGGCCGGGGCGCCGGACCGAGCCCCGGGGCCGGGGTGCCGGGGTGCCGGACCGAGCCCTCGGACCGAGCCCCGGGTCGGTCCGGCGGCCCGCTCCCGCTACCGGGCGCCCGCCAGCATGGGCAGGTCGGCCAGGTGCTCCTCGGGCAGGTCGAACGCCTCCGCCAGGGTGGCCAGGTGCGGGGCGAGCCGGGCGGTCACCTCCTCGATCTCCGCCGGGAGCGCGCGGACCTGCTCGGCGCTCAGGTGCCCGTCGGCCAGCAGGTCGCCGCTGGAGCCGCTGATCTCGCGGAGCAGGAACAGCCGGCAGAGGGCCGACAGGAGCCCGCGGGTGGCCGGGTCGGGGATCGTCGCGACCGCCTCCGCGAAGGCGTCCGCGGCCTGCAGACAGGCGTGCGCGCCGACGACCTCCAGGGCCGCGGCGACGGCGTTGTTCCAGCGGCCGATCGGGTCGCCCGCCGGGCCTGCGCGCAGCCCCTGCCGGGCCCGGGCGTGCCAGATCCGCTCGGCGGCGGCCAGCAGGCCGCGCAGGCGGACGAGGTCGTCCGGGTCCGGTCCGACCGAGGGCGCCGGCCCGGCCGGCTCGTGCCCGAAGATCATCTCGGACGCGGCCTTGCACCAGACCGCGAGGTTGTCGCCCTCGGCGGTGATCGCGCCCTCCATGTCGGCCGGGAACGCGGCGAGCCCGTTCACGGGGAAGAGCCCCTGCGCGCCGCACCGCTCCCGGCACTCGATCGCGACGCTCCGTGCCCGCCAGCTGATCCAGCCCTTGGCGATCGCCACCAGCCTTTCGACGGTGGCCCGTTCGGCCGGCTCGTGGGCGACCCACCGCCGCACCACCGACCGGTGCAGGAAGGTCATCGCGTACGCCGTGGCCAGGCCCTCCAGCAGCCGGCCGTGGTGGCTGCGGTGCGCGGCCAGCGGGATGCGCAGCCCCGCGACCGGCCCGGAGATGTGCCGTCGGCCGGCGTAGCGGACGGCGATCGCCAGGGCGGCTCGCGCTGCGCCGAGGGCGCAGGCGCTCATGCAGAGTTTGCCGGTGGTCACCCGGCCGATGGCGTGCAGGAAGCGTTTGCGGGCGCTGCCCAGCTCGCTGCGGAACTCCCCGTCGGGGCCGAACCACCCGTGGCGACCCTCCACCAGCGCGGTGCGCGGCAGCCGGACGTGCTGGAAGGAGGTGGCGCAGTGGTCGACCGGCGTGCCGGTCCGCTCGGGCAGCGGGGTGATCCGCACGCCCGGCAGCGGGCCGTGCCGGTCGGTCAGGGGGGTGAGGAACAGGAACACCCCCTGGTCCCGGCCGGCTGCGAGCAGGCGGGCCGCGACCACGGCGCTCTTGGGGCCACCGATCGGGCTGGTGTTCGGCATGAACTTCTGCGCCCCCTCGTGCGGGGTGTGCAGGACGAATCCGCCGCTCTCCGGGTCGAGGGTGGCGGTGGTCTCCAGCGCCGCGGCGTCGTTGCCGTGGTCACGTTCGGTGCACAGGAAGGTGCCGGTGCGGCCCAGGCCGGCGAACTGCGCCAGGTCGGTCCTGGGCGCGCCGTGGCCCGCGTCGGCGCTGTCCAGGAGGCTGCCGAGGAAGAGGTTGTAGTGGATGCCCGCGACGGTGGCCAGGCCGCCGTCGACGGTGGCGGTCCACTCGTGCATCGCGGCGAGCGTCCGGGGGTCGCGGGCGAGCTCCTCGGCGCAGGGGATCTCCTCGTCGAGGACCCGCAGGCGTTCGTAGGAGAGCGCGGCCCGTTCGGCGGTACTCAGGCCCTCACGGTGGCGGAACGCTTCGGTGGAGACGATCTTCCGCCAGTGTTCGTGGGTGGGCGCGGGCCCGTCGTCGAAGAGCGCGGCGGTGAGCGCCCGGGCGCTCGGTCCGGCGGGCACGGAGCGGGATTCTGGGGTGTCGATGTCGGTTAACACATTCGCCTAACGATCACCGCCGGACCGGGTCACCGGTGTGATCACGATGTTCACCGGCTGTTGACCCGGGGCGGGCGGTCCGGTGTCCGAACTGCCGCGGGCCACCGCCCCGGCGGTCCCGGCGGGGCGGCCCGGCACCCCGATCGCCGCCGCCATGACCAGTCCGCGCTTGTGCGTGATGGAGACGCTGATCCCGGCGATGCCGCGCTCCCGGGCCCGCTGCGCGGCGGCGCCCGACAGCCGCACGACGGGCGCCCCGAGAACGGTCCGCAGGACGGCCACCTGCCGGGGGGTGACCCCGGAGCCGACGCCGGTGCCGATCACCTTGAGCGCGGCCTCCTTGGCCGCGAACCGGCCGGTGAGGAACTCCCGGGCCCGCTCCTCGCCGTAGTCCCCGGCGAGGGCGAGCTCCGCCGGGGCGTACGCGTACGCCCGGA
The sequence above is drawn from the Kitasatospora sp. NBC_00315 genome and encodes:
- a CDS encoding FAD-dependent oxidoreductase, which gives rise to MTAYPHLLSPLDLGFTTLPNRVVMGSMHVGLEEAENGFERMAEFYATRARGGVGLIVTGGIAPNEQGRPWSGGAKLTTDAEADRHRIVTDAVHRAGGRIAMQILHFGRYAYHEDLVAPSAVQAPISPYVPHALTEDEIERTIEDFVRCAALARQAGYDGVEIMGSEGYLINEFIAAPTNRREDRWGGSYENRMRLPVEIVRRVRERVGADFILIYRLSMLDLIPGGSTFAEVVRLARAVEAAGATIINTGIGWHEARIPTIATSVPRGAYTWVTKKLMGAVGVPLVTSNRINTPELAERLLADGHADLVSLARPLLADPEFVAKARSGRPEAVNTCIGCNQACLDHTFGGRITSCLVNPRACHETELVLAPTRSRKRVAVVGAGPAGLACAVTAAGRGHAVTLYDAADEIGGQLTIARQVPGKEEFDETIRYFRHQLAAEGVDVRLSTTVTAPGLAAEGFDEIVVATGVTPRLPELPGTDHPSVVGYLDVLRDKAAVGERVAILGAGGIGFDVAEYLTDPGAGASLDPEVFFEQWGVDTEHRTPGGLREPVRRGSPRTVHLLQRKTGKVGAGLGKTTGWIHRTELRHRGVAMTAGVAYDLIDDQGLHLTVEGERRILPVDTVVLCTGQEPRRDLYDALRAQGLEPHLIGGADLAAELDAKRAIDQGTRLAATL
- a CDS encoding acyl-CoA dehydrogenase, whose protein sequence is MPAGPSARALTAALFDDGPAPTHEHWRKIVSTEAFRHREGLSTAERAALSYERLRVLDEEIPCAEELARDPRTLAAMHEWTATVDGGLATVAGIHYNLFLGSLLDSADAGHGAPRTDLAQFAGLGRTGTFLCTERDHGNDAAALETTATLDPESGGFVLHTPHEGAQKFMPNTSPIGGPKSAVVAARLLAAGRDQGVFLFLTPLTDRHGPLPGVRITPLPERTGTPVDHCATSFQHVRLPRTALVEGRHGWFGPDGEFRSELGSARKRFLHAIGRVTTGKLCMSACALGAARAALAIAVRYAGRRHISGPVAGLRIPLAAHRSHHGRLLEGLATAYAMTFLHRSVVRRWVAHEPAERATVERLVAIAKGWISWRARSVAIECRERCGAQGLFPVNGLAAFPADMEGAITAEGDNLAVWCKAASEMIFGHEPAGPAPSVGPDPDDLVRLRGLLAAAERIWHARARQGLRAGPAGDPIGRWNNAVAAALEVVGAHACLQAADAFAEAVATIPDPATRGLLSALCRLFLLREISGSSGDLLADGHLSAEQVRALPAEIEEVTARLAPHLATLAEAFDLPEEHLADLPMLAGAR
- a CDS encoding PadR family transcriptional regulator, producing the protein MSLPHAILTALLEKPSSGLEVTRRFDRSIGFFWSATHQQIYREIGKLEQAGLISAVPQPPSRGQRKEYEVLPAGREELAGWVAERQDPRPVRDPLLLRLRAAAVLGTDGLADELRRHLDLHRRQLEEYREIEERDFPPEKAADENRLQHQVLQAGIGLETFWIDWLTRSIGDARD
- a CDS encoding LacI family DNA-binding transcriptional regulator, which produces MTEPAPRGRATGKTRRPPTIHDVAAEAGVSRGTVSRVLQGGHNVSPAALAAVNAAIRKLGYVVNRHARNLVTQRSNSVAFLLTEPQERFFEDPNFTTLLRGCTAALGEHDIPLLLMTAGNEPERRRVARYLAAGHVDGVLLVSSHSGNPMLEQLREAAVPVVSCGKPLGQRGRVSYVAADDREGAKDMVRHLLDSGRRRVATIAGPQDTPGGVERLYGYREVLGEYGIAYDERLVAVGDYSRAGGEAAIVRLLADAPDLDAVFVASDLMADGALVALERSGRSVPGDVAVGGFDDSPVALATRPALTTVRQPWDRISDEMVRLLLAQIAGEEPATVILRTELVVRGSA
- a CDS encoding carbohydrate ABC transporter permease translates to MSTDLTRRAVPAARRRTAPAPGSTPGGPAAPRRRTAWTPTLILLLGAVYCLVPIVWVVMAASKSSQELFTTFTFAPGSGLLHNLADLSHYRDGVYWRWLANSALYAGVGALLSAALSGVTGYALAKYRFKGRTALFNILLAGVLMPPVTLAVPQYLLMAKAGLADSYWSVLLPSIVSPYGIYLARIYAAAAVPDEVVEAARVDGAREFRLFRSIALPIMVPGLVTVFLFQFVAIWNNFLLPYIMLGDDHKFPVTVGLYSLLQQGANAPALYTLVITGALLSVVPLIALFLGLQRYWRIDLLSGAVKS